A window of the Halolamina sp. CBA1230 genome harbors these coding sequences:
- a CDS encoding acyl-CoA synthetase: MVTSHNLADYDTARDEFSWDDIYAEADWDAPSELNIGHEVADRHATDRGQVALYQVGTDGELTTMTFWELADRSSQFAHVLEDLGVEQGDRVFSYMPRIPEHYVALVGTLKHGAVWGSVNERFGPDGISYRLDDCDAKVLVTTTDNRDTVEDALDDAPSVEHVITVDRGGGAPTDDVVFNTALDEASTEYEVAETAGEDDALLYYTSGTTGLAKGVLHKQRWVAGVAATQKYAVDLQGGDLYWSTGDLGWLTGAINTLGAWFWGTSLFTYEGEFDPEEWADLLDEYPINVLFSVPTAYRMLRENEAVLDDVDLDLRHALSIGEPLSAGVVEWGEDELGVTILDTYGQTETGNMIINNYPTMELRPGSMGKPLPGIEADIVDPETGEVMEPGETGEIAQRGDYPCFFAEFWNKPEKTMKAFVDGPDGEWYLSGDLAHKDEDGYFWFEGRADDVILSSGYRIGPFEVESSLGEHDAVAEAAVVPKPHDERGNIVKAYVVPSESAEPSESLREDIQTYVKEELSAHEYPREIEFREELPKTVTGKIRRTELQDEAEEEADVEA; the protein is encoded by the coding sequence ATGGTAACTAGCCACAACCTTGCTGATTACGACACGGCGCGCGACGAGTTCTCGTGGGACGACATCTACGCTGAGGCGGACTGGGACGCACCGTCCGAACTGAACATCGGACACGAGGTCGCCGACCGCCACGCGACCGACCGAGGACAGGTCGCGCTCTATCAGGTCGGGACCGACGGGGAACTGACGACGATGACCTTCTGGGAACTCGCCGACCGGTCGAGCCAGTTCGCCCACGTCCTTGAGGATCTCGGCGTCGAGCAGGGCGACCGGGTCTTCTCGTACATGCCCCGGATCCCCGAACACTACGTGGCGCTAGTCGGGACGCTCAAACACGGCGCCGTCTGGGGAAGCGTCAACGAACGGTTCGGTCCCGACGGAATCTCTTACCGCCTGGACGACTGCGACGCCAAGGTCCTCGTCACTACGACGGACAATCGTGATACGGTCGAAGACGCACTGGACGACGCGCCGTCGGTCGAACATGTGATCACCGTCGACCGTGGCGGTGGCGCACCCACCGACGACGTGGTCTTCAACACCGCGCTGGACGAGGCAAGTACAGAGTACGAGGTAGCCGAGACTGCCGGCGAAGACGACGCCTTGCTGTACTACACGTCCGGGACGACCGGGCTCGCAAAGGGTGTCCTTCACAAACAACGCTGGGTGGCCGGCGTTGCGGCAACTCAGAAGTACGCCGTCGACCTCCAAGGCGGTGACCTCTACTGGTCGACCGGCGACCTGGGCTGGCTAACGGGTGCGATCAACACGCTCGGAGCATGGTTCTGGGGTACCTCGCTTTTCACTTACGAGGGCGAGTTCGATCCCGAGGAGTGGGCCGACCTGCTTGACGAGTACCCGATCAACGTTCTGTTCTCAGTCCCGACGGCCTACCGGATGCTCCGAGAAAACGAGGCGGTCCTCGACGACGTTGATCTGGACCTCCGACACGCGCTCTCGATCGGCGAACCGCTCAGTGCCGGCGTCGTCGAGTGGGGTGAAGACGAACTCGGCGTCACCATCCTCGATACGTACGGGCAGACCGAGACCGGCAACATGATCATCAACAACTACCCGACGATGGAACTCCGGCCCGGCTCGATGGGCAAACCACTGCCCGGCATCGAGGCCGACATCGTCGACCCCGAGACGGGCGAGGTCATGGAGCCCGGCGAGACCGGCGAGATCGCCCAGCGTGGCGACTACCCGTGTTTCTTCGCCGAATTCTGGAACAAACCCGAGAAGACCATGAAAGCCTTCGTTGACGGGCCCGACGGCGAGTGGTACCTTTCAGGGGACCTCGCACACAAGGACGAGGACGGCTACTTCTGGTTCGAGGGGCGGGCCGACGACGTGATCCTCTCGTCGGGCTACCGGATCGGCCCCTTCGAGGTCGAGAGTTCGCTGGGCGAACACGACGCCGTCGCGGAGGCAGCTGTCGTCCCCAAACCCCACGATGAACGAGGGAACATCGTCAAGGCCTACGTCGTGCCGAGCGAGAGCGCTGAGCCGTCCGAGAGTCTCAGGGAGGACATCCAGACCTACGTGAAAGAGGAGCTCTCGGCCCACGAGTACCCGCGCGAAATCGAATTCCG